A genomic window from Streptococcus sanguinis includes:
- the rpiA gene encoding ribose-5-phosphate isomerase RpiA, which translates to MENLKKLAGIKAAEFVQNGMIVGLGTGSTAYYFVEEIGRRVKEEGLQITAVTTSSVTSKQAEGLGIPLKSIDEVDFVDVTVDGADEVDSAFNGIKGGGGALLMEKVVAVPTKHYIWVVDESKMVDKLGAFKLPVEVVQYGAEQLFRRFERAGYKPAFREKDGQRFVTDMQNFIIDLDLGVIENPVEFAQELDHVVGVVEHGLFNQMVDKVIVAGKSGLQVLEANK; encoded by the coding sequence ATGGAAAATCTAAAAAAACTGGCAGGTATCAAGGCTGCTGAATTTGTCCAAAACGGGATGATTGTCGGTCTCGGGACGGGTTCAACTGCCTACTATTTTGTCGAGGAGATTGGACGGCGTGTCAAGGAGGAAGGACTGCAGATAACAGCTGTCACGACTTCCAGTGTCACTAGCAAACAGGCGGAAGGATTAGGTATTCCGCTCAAATCCATTGATGAAGTTGACTTTGTTGATGTGACAGTTGATGGAGCTGATGAGGTAGATTCAGCCTTTAACGGTATCAAGGGCGGTGGCGGCGCACTTCTCATGGAGAAAGTCGTAGCGGTGCCTACCAAGCACTATATCTGGGTAGTCGATGAAAGCAAGATGGTAGACAAGCTAGGTGCCTTCAAGCTGCCAGTAGAAGTTGTTCAGTATGGTGCTGAGCAGCTCTTTCGTCGCTTTGAGCGTGCGGGCTATAAGCCTGCCTTTCGTGAGAAAGATGGCCAACGCTTTGTTACAGACATGCAGAATTTCATTATCGACTTAGATTTAGGTGTGATTGAAAATCCAGTCGAGTTTGCGCAAGAACTAGATCATGTAGTGGGCGTAGTGGAGCATGGACTGTTTAATCAAATGGTAGACAAGGTCATTGTTGCTGGAAAATCAGGTCTTCAAGTTTTAGAGGCCAATAAATAG
- a CDS encoding phosphopentomutase, which translates to MPKFNRIHLVVMDSVGIGAAPDANNFVNAGVPDGASDTLGHISKTVGLNVPNMAKIGLGNIERPVPLKTVPQEENPSGYYTKLEEVSLGKDTMTGHWEIMGLNITEPFDTFWNGFPEEILTQIEEFSGRKVIREANKPYSGTAVIDDFGPRQMETGELIIYTSADPVLQIAAHEEVIPLEELYRICEFARSITLERPALLGRIIARPYVGEPGNFTRTANRHDYAVSPFNPTVLDKLNEAGIDTYSVGKINDIFNGAGINHDMGHNKSNNHGVDTLVKALKDENFKEGFSFTNLVDFDALYGHRRDPHGYRDCLEEFDARIPEIIENMREDDLLMITADHGNDPTYAGTDHTREYIPLLVFGKSLSGHGHIPVGHFADISATVAENFGVDKAMIGESFLDKLV; encoded by the coding sequence ATGCCAAAATTTAATCGTATTCACTTGGTAGTCATGGACTCAGTTGGTATCGGTGCTGCACCAGATGCTAATAACTTTGTCAATGCAGGAGTACCAGATGGTGCTTCAGATACTCTAGGACATATTTCCAAAACGGTAGGGCTGAATGTACCAAACATGGCTAAGATTGGTCTGGGAAATATCGAGCGTCCTGTTCCTTTGAAGACAGTTCCTCAAGAAGAAAATCCTAGCGGCTACTATACCAAACTGGAAGAAGTATCTCTTGGAAAAGACACGATGACAGGGCACTGGGAAATCATGGGTCTCAATATTACTGAGCCTTTTGATACTTTCTGGAATGGCTTCCCAGAAGAAATCCTGACTCAGATTGAAGAGTTTTCTGGTCGCAAGGTCATTCGCGAGGCTAACAAACCATACTCTGGTACAGCAGTTATTGATGACTTTGGTCCTCGTCAGATGGAAACAGGCGAGCTGATTATCTACACCTCTGCTGACCCAGTATTGCAAATTGCAGCACACGAAGAAGTGATTCCTTTGGAAGAACTCTATCGCATCTGTGAATTCGCCCGCTCTATTACCTTGGAACGGCCTGCGCTTCTGGGACGTATTATCGCTCGTCCTTATGTAGGTGAGCCTGGCAACTTCACTCGTACAGCCAACCGTCACGACTATGCCGTTTCTCCGTTTAATCCAACTGTACTTGATAAGCTCAATGAAGCTGGAATTGATACTTATTCTGTTGGTAAGATTAATGACATCTTCAATGGCGCTGGAATTAACCATGACATGGGACACAATAAGTCTAACAATCATGGTGTAGATACTTTGGTCAAAGCTCTCAAAGACGAGAATTTCAAAGAAGGTTTCTCATTTACCAACCTAGTAGACTTTGATGCTCTTTATGGTCACCGCCGTGATCCACATGGCTACCGTGACTGCCTAGAAGAGTTTGATGCACGCATCCCAGAAATCATTGAAAACATGCGTGAAGATGATCTGCTCATGATTACTGCTGACCATGGTAATGACCCGACCTATGCTGGAACTGACCACACTCGTGAGTACATTCCGCTCTTGGTCTTCGGAAAATCGCTGAGCGGTCATGGTCACATTCCTGTTGGACACTTTGCGGATATCTCAGCTACCGTTGCTGAAAACTTCGGAGTGGACAAGGCGATGATTGGTGAAAGCTTCTTGGACAAATTGGTATAA
- a CDS encoding purine-nucleoside phosphorylase, whose product MTSLSEKIKATAAFLKEKGMTEPEFGLILGSGLGELAEEIENTVSLDYADIPNWGRSTVVGHAGKLVYGDLAGRKVLALQGRFHFYEGNPLEIVTFPVRVMKALGATGVIVTNAAGGIGYGPGTLMAITDHINMTGQNPLIGENLDEFGPRFPDMSKSYTPEYRATAHQVADKLGIKLDDGVYIGVTGPTYETPAEIRAYKTLGADAVGMSTVPEVIVAAHSGLKVLGISCITNFAAGFQEELNHEEVVEVTERVKGDFKRLLKETLAEL is encoded by the coding sequence ATGACAAGCTTATCAGAAAAAATCAAAGCAACAGCAGCCTTCTTAAAAGAAAAAGGGATGACAGAGCCTGAATTTGGTCTGATCTTGGGATCTGGTTTGGGAGAATTGGCTGAAGAGATCGAAAATACCGTTAGTCTTGACTATGCGGATATTCCAAACTGGGGTCGCTCAACTGTTGTTGGTCACGCTGGTAAATTAGTCTATGGAGACTTGGCAGGACGTAAAGTCTTGGCACTGCAAGGCCGCTTCCACTTCTATGAAGGAAATCCTTTAGAAATCGTTACTTTCCCAGTGCGTGTGATGAAGGCTCTTGGTGCGACAGGTGTTATTGTGACAAATGCAGCTGGTGGTATCGGCTATGGCCCTGGTACGCTTATGGCGATCACTGACCATATCAATATGACTGGCCAAAATCCTTTGATTGGTGAAAACTTGGATGAATTTGGTCCACGTTTCCCTGATATGTCTAAATCTTACACTCCAGAATATCGTGCAACTGCTCATCAAGTCGCTGATAAGCTTGGCATTAAGCTTGATGACGGTGTCTATATTGGTGTTACCGGTCCGACTTACGAAACGCCTGCAGAAATCCGTGCTTATAAGACGCTCGGAGCAGATGCAGTCGGCATGTCTACTGTTCCTGAAGTGATTGTAGCAGCACATTCTGGTTTGAAAGTCCTTGGCATATCATGCATTACAAACTTTGCTGCTGGGTTCCAAGAAGAGCTTAATCATGAGGAAGTGGTTGAAGTAACAGAACGTGTCAAAGGTGATTTTAAACGACTGCTTAAAGAAACACTTGCTGAATTGTAA
- the deoD gene encoding purine-nucleoside phosphorylase, translating into MSIHISAKPGEIADKILLPGDPLRAKFIAENFLEDAVCFNEVRNMFGYTGTYKGERVSVMGTGMGMPSISIYARELIVDYGVKKLIRVGTAGSLNADVHVRELVLAQAAATNSNIIRNDWPQYDFPQIASFDLLDKAYHIAKDLGMTTHVGNVLSSDVFYSNYFEKNIELGKWGVKAVEMEAAALYYLAAQHHVDALAIMTISDSLVNPEEDTTAEERQNTFTDMMKVGLETLIAEA; encoded by the coding sequence ATGTCTATTCATATTTCTGCTAAGCCAGGTGAAATTGCTGATAAAATCCTTCTTCCTGGTGATCCGCTTCGGGCCAAATTTATTGCGGAGAATTTCCTAGAAGATGCTGTTTGTTTCAATGAAGTCCGTAATATGTTCGGCTACACAGGTACTTACAAAGGCGAGCGTGTTTCTGTTATGGGGACAGGGATGGGAATGCCCTCAATCTCTATCTACGCGCGTGAGCTGATTGTTGATTACGGTGTGAAAAAGCTGATACGTGTCGGAACAGCTGGCTCGTTAAATGCTGATGTCCATGTCCGTGAATTAGTACTGGCGCAAGCAGCTGCAACTAACTCCAATATCATCCGCAATGACTGGCCACAGTATGATTTCCCACAAATCGCTAGCTTTGATTTACTAGATAAGGCCTATCATATCGCTAAAGATCTCGGTATGACGACGCACGTTGGAAACGTCTTGTCGTCTGATGTCTTTTACTCAAACTACTTTGAAAAGAATATTGAGCTTGGTAAATGGGGAGTTAAAGCTGTTGAAATGGAAGCTGCGGCACTTTATTATCTGGCTGCTCAGCACCATGTAGATGCTCTTGCGATTATGACCATTTCTGACAGCTTGGTCAATCCTGAAGAGGATACGACAGCAGAAGAACGCCAAAATACCTTTACCGATATGATGAAGGTTGGTTTGGAAACCTTGATTGCAGAAGCATGA
- a CDS encoding NAD-dependent protein deacylase, with protein MDKIARLQELIDQSQNIVFFGGAGVSTESNIPDFRSSDGIYSVKLGRHFTAEQLVSHTMFERYPQEFFDFYKKYLLYPEAKPNAAHLYLADLEKAGKLKAVVTQNIDSLHEMAGSKKVLKLHGSADRNYCLNCQRFYDLDGFLALDGTIPHCLDCGGIVKPDVTLYEEPLDMEVFQQAAQAIQQADLLIIGGTSLVVHPAASLIQYFAGKHLVVINKTSIPQDSQADLVIEGKIGEVLGKLRRDS; from the coding sequence ATGGATAAGATTGCAAGGTTGCAAGAATTGATAGACCAAAGTCAGAATATCGTCTTTTTTGGAGGTGCGGGTGTTTCGACTGAGTCCAATATTCCGGACTTTCGCAGTTCAGATGGAATTTACAGTGTCAAGTTGGGACGGCATTTTACAGCGGAGCAGCTGGTTTCTCACACTATGTTTGAGCGCTATCCGCAGGAGTTTTTTGACTTTTACAAGAAGTACCTGCTCTATCCAGAAGCTAAGCCCAATGCAGCACATCTCTACTTGGCGGACTTAGAGAAAGCGGGCAAGCTCAAGGCTGTGGTGACTCAAAATATCGATAGCTTGCATGAAATGGCCGGTTCGAAAAAGGTTCTCAAGCTTCATGGCAGTGCGGATAGAAATTATTGTCTGAATTGTCAGCGATTCTATGATTTGGATGGTTTTCTGGCTCTGGACGGTACCATTCCTCACTGCCTTGACTGTGGTGGTATTGTCAAGCCAGATGTGACTCTCTATGAAGAACCTCTAGATATGGAAGTTTTCCAGCAGGCTGCCCAAGCTATCCAGCAAGCAGATCTACTGATAATCGGCGGTACGTCCTTAGTCGTCCATCCAGCAGCCAGCCTCATCCAGTACTTTGCAGGTAAGCATTTGGTCGTCATCAATAAGACCAGCATCCCTCAAGACAGCCAGGCAGATCTAGTTATTGAAGGTAAAATAGGGGAAGTGCTGGGGAAATTGAGAAGAGATAGCTAG
- the cas1 gene encoding CRISPR-associated endonuclease Cas1, whose amino-acid sequence MADLYIQNSSYSLSISDHKLMIKNQERTMLKAISLSLIDNILIFGNPQLSTQLLKSLSRHGIPVFYFSSKGEFLFSMDSFKEADYEKQREQAQASFDKCFCLKMSQRIASAKIMNQLNLLKAYDEQGLFDEEDFKRFKSACESLKSAKSISEIMGIEGRIAKSYFYYLNLLVEEDFQFYSRNRRPSLDRFNALLNFGYSILYSCFIGLIRKNGLSAGFGVTHQPHTHHAVLASDLMEEWRPVIVDDTVMSLIKHGDIRGEHFEKMGDEMHLTSEGIEVFSRAMRERILEIHHYVELDKNRYTFLYTADQQIKSLIRCFKSRNADDYISSYTGE is encoded by the coding sequence ATGGCTGATTTGTATATTCAGAACTCTTCATACAGCTTATCAATTAGTGATCATAAGTTAATGATAAAGAACCAAGAACGAACTATGCTCAAGGCTATTTCATTAAGTCTAATTGATAACATTCTCATATTTGGCAATCCTCAGTTATCTACACAATTACTGAAATCTTTATCTCGCCATGGGATTCCAGTCTTCTATTTTTCTAGTAAGGGTGAGTTTTTATTTTCGATGGATTCTTTTAAGGAAGCGGACTATGAAAAGCAGAGAGAGCAGGCTCAGGCTTCTTTTGATAAATGTTTCTGTCTGAAGATGTCACAGAGAATAGCTTCGGCAAAAATCATGAATCAATTAAATCTGCTAAAAGCATACGATGAGCAAGGGCTATTTGACGAAGAGGACTTTAAACGTTTTAAATCTGCTTGTGAGAGCCTTAAATCTGCCAAAAGCATATCAGAAATTATGGGGATTGAAGGCAGAATTGCAAAATCTTATTTCTACTATCTAAATCTACTGGTAGAAGAAGATTTTCAGTTTTATAGTCGCAATAGGAGGCCATCCTTAGATCGTTTTAATGCGCTGCTAAATTTTGGGTATTCAATTTTGTATTCCTGTTTTATTGGTTTGATTCGGAAAAATGGTCTTAGTGCAGGCTTTGGCGTTACCCATCAGCCACATACCCATCATGCAGTACTAGCCAGCGACCTAATGGAAGAGTGGCGGCCAGTCATCGTAGATGATACTGTGATGAGTCTGATTAAGCATGGTGATATTAGGGGGGAGCATTTTGAGAAGATGGGGGATGAAATGCATTTGACTTCGGAAGGGATTGAAGTATTTTCTCGAGCTATGAGGGAGCGCATCTTAGAAATCCATCATTATGTCGAATTGGATAAGAATCGCTACACTTTTTTGTACACGGCAGATCAGCAAATCAAGTCTTTGATTCGATGTTTTAAGTCAAGGAATGCTGACGACTATATCAGCAGTTATACGGGAGAGTGA
- the cas2 gene encoding CRISPR-associated endonuclease Cas2, whose amino-acid sequence MKMTFYNLDSVSKEFARKKTKFCLVIYDIVSNKRRLKLAKLLEGYGTRVQRSCFEVDIEKLNFDLLIKDIRDFYQADEGDNIIVYVGHKEETVVFNPYAGAELLEEILFF is encoded by the coding sequence GTGAAGATGACTTTTTATAATCTTGATAGTGTCAGCAAGGAATTTGCCAGGAAGAAAACAAAGTTTTGTCTGGTTATTTATGATATCGTAAGTAATAAAAGGCGTTTAAAACTAGCCAAGCTTTTAGAAGGCTATGGTACAAGGGTTCAGCGTTCTTGCTTCGAGGTCGATATAGAAAAGCTGAATTTTGATCTTTTGATAAAAGATATAAGAGACTTTTATCAAGCCGATGAAGGAGACAATATCATCGTATATGTCGGGCATAAAGAAGAAACTGTAGTCTTTAATCCCTATGCTGGCGCTGAGTTGCTGGAAGAGATATTATTCTTTTAA
- the cas6 gene encoding CRISPR-associated endoribonuclease Cas6 — translation MKKIRLHLSKVSLKDDDLVCKLQGFLMEKLSDDFASFLHQQETNPYSMNLRSEREESIWTVNLLSEEAEQQILPQLLSLETIKLETYSEEILVKNIEIQSLSSQSLLEVFQGDEASHLISLHFYTPTTFKRQGQFVLFPDTRLIFQSLMQKYSRLVEGKAEIEEETLEFLAEHSQITSYRLKSHYFPIHGRKYPAFEGRVTIRIQGASTLKAYAQMLLRFGEYSGVGAKCSLGMGGMRIEERKT, via the coding sequence GTGAAGAAAATACGATTGCATCTTTCAAAGGTATCTTTGAAGGATGATGACTTAGTCTGTAAACTGCAGGGCTTTCTCATGGAGAAGCTGTCGGATGACTTTGCCTCCTTCCTCCATCAGCAAGAGACCAATCCCTACTCGATGAATCTTCGCTCGGAGCGGGAAGAGTCTATTTGGACGGTAAACTTACTTTCGGAAGAAGCGGAGCAGCAGATATTGCCCCAGTTATTGAGTCTTGAAACGATAAAATTAGAGACTTATTCTGAGGAGATTCTGGTGAAGAATATCGAGATCCAGTCCCTTTCGTCCCAGTCCTTGCTGGAGGTTTTTCAGGGAGATGAGGCTTCGCACTTGATAAGCTTGCACTTCTATACTCCGACGACCTTTAAACGTCAGGGGCAGTTTGTCCTTTTTCCAGATACACGTCTAATCTTTCAGAGCCTCATGCAGAAGTACAGCCGGCTGGTAGAAGGCAAAGCAGAGATAGAGGAGGAAACTCTGGAGTTTTTAGCAGAGCATAGCCAAATCACCAGTTATCGTCTGAAGAGTCATTATTTCCCGATTCATGGACGAAAATACCCCGCCTTTGAGGGCAGGGTAACTATTCGGATCCAGGGAGCATCTACCTTAAAGGCCTATGCCCAGATGCTTCTGAGATTCGGGGAATATTCTGGAGTCGGAGCTAAATGCAGCTTAGGAATGGGAGGGATGAGAATTGAAGAAAGAAAAACTTGA
- the cas10 gene encoding type III-A CRISPR-associated protein Cas10/Csm1 has product MKKEKLDLIHAALLHNLGRVVSRSNGQPDDIDLGKAWLKEQLPHLNFGGDSRTEKIITLASHIASGSLDENKVSKEKLFKPLADIFNAFKKKEESRYQKFEVLTDEIELNIAGHEAVDISQDCYEELLNVLNEKLQQLPLEEESLPSFFNLWRTLFSKVPLLPGDKELGDLSLAEHSRLTVAFATAIFDYLENQGQDSLLDDSSNLYTASAFLLASFDLSGIQDFIYNIASKGAAKQLKARSLYLEFMSENIVDSLLEKLALSRANALYIGGGHAYFVLPNTEATVAVLEQFEMEFNSFLLKHFQTGLYVAFGWAPFAAEQIMKYRYGSVACYLQHYREIYQETSRMISEKKISRYDATTLRELNKGGKQSERECEICHAVGDIEVLRIGGEDVQNLCPICRELRGFAAKIHTFNDTENPEREDYYYFQIVEGEEGLPIGPGAVLLAVDEDDIPTSGRLYVKNKFSTNNAAIHVYIGDHQAANIEDYAGLSQKEIEGSEGVTRGIKRLAVLRLDVDNLGAAFMAGFSEQAAGSYNTLARSAVFSQQMSLFFKFHINQFAKDKNLTIIYAGGDDVFAIGSWQDVIDFAVDIRQKFIAFTNGKLTLSAGVGLYPDKTPIHLMALDAGQLEEAAKSNGKDSISLFNERYTFTFDDFIDEIYKGKLKDIRKYFSGQKERGINFLYRLVELLQLNDKTMYKGYGPEDDRRMNVARLAYLLARMEDEAGKEGKEHFREFKDAFWNWYKSSSKTQREAEFALVYYLYEIRKA; this is encoded by the coding sequence TTGAAGAAAGAAAAACTTGATTTAATCCATGCGGCCTTGCTTCACAATCTTGGCCGAGTTGTTAGTCGCTCGAACGGTCAGCCCGATGATATAGATTTGGGAAAAGCATGGTTAAAAGAGCAACTGCCCCATCTTAATTTTGGTGGGGATAGCAGAACAGAAAAAATAATCACTTTGGCCAGTCATATTGCCAGTGGCTCATTGGATGAAAACAAAGTTTCAAAAGAGAAGCTTTTCAAACCTCTGGCTGATATCTTTAACGCCTTCAAAAAGAAAGAGGAGTCTCGTTATCAGAAGTTTGAAGTCTTAACAGATGAGATTGAGCTCAATATTGCCGGCCACGAAGCTGTTGATATTAGTCAGGACTGCTATGAAGAACTACTGAATGTTTTGAATGAAAAACTGCAACAACTTCCCTTAGAGGAAGAAAGCTTGCCTTCCTTTTTCAATCTTTGGAGGACTTTGTTTTCGAAAGTACCTCTACTTCCTGGAGACAAGGAGCTGGGAGATCTCTCTTTGGCAGAGCATAGCCGATTAACAGTTGCTTTTGCTACTGCGATTTTTGATTATCTGGAAAATCAAGGTCAAGATTCTCTGCTGGATGATTCATCGAATCTCTATACAGCATCTGCTTTCTTACTAGCTAGTTTTGATTTGTCAGGTATCCAGGACTTTATCTACAATATCGCCAGCAAAGGGGCTGCTAAGCAACTCAAGGCTCGTAGTCTTTATCTGGAATTTATGAGTGAGAATATTGTGGATAGTCTCTTGGAGAAGTTGGCACTATCACGCGCTAATGCCCTTTATATTGGCGGTGGCCATGCCTATTTCGTTTTACCCAATACAGAAGCAACAGTGGCAGTTTTGGAGCAGTTTGAAATGGAATTTAACAGTTTCCTCCTGAAGCATTTTCAGACGGGTCTCTATGTTGCTTTTGGTTGGGCACCATTTGCTGCAGAGCAGATTATGAAATACCGTTATGGCTCGGTTGCTTGTTATCTACAGCACTATCGCGAGATCTACCAAGAGACTAGTCGGATGATTTCTGAAAAGAAAATCTCTCGCTACGATGCAACTACCCTGCGAGAGCTTAATAAGGGTGGTAAACAGTCTGAACGAGAGTGTGAAATTTGCCATGCAGTTGGGGATATTGAGGTGCTGCGGATAGGTGGCGAGGATGTACAAAATCTTTGTCCTATTTGTCGTGAGCTTAGAGGATTTGCTGCTAAAATTCATACTTTTAACGACACTGAAAATCCTGAAAGGGAAGACTATTATTATTTTCAAATTGTAGAGGGAGAAGAAGGACTGCCGATTGGCCCTGGAGCTGTATTGCTGGCTGTGGATGAAGATGATATTCCCACTTCAGGTCGTTTATATGTGAAAAATAAATTTTCTACGAACAATGCTGCTATTCATGTCTATATCGGAGATCATCAGGCAGCGAATATCGAAGATTATGCTGGTCTGTCTCAAAAAGAAATCGAAGGAAGTGAGGGAGTGACTAGGGGAATTAAGCGGCTGGCTGTTTTGCGTTTGGATGTAGACAATCTAGGTGCAGCTTTTATGGCTGGATTTTCTGAGCAAGCAGCTGGAAGTTATAATACTCTTGCTCGCTCTGCTGTATTTTCTCAGCAGATGAGTCTGTTCTTTAAATTTCATATTAATCAATTTGCAAAGGATAAGAATTTGACGATCATCTATGCAGGTGGTGATGATGTGTTTGCGATTGGCAGCTGGCAGGATGTTATAGATTTTGCGGTAGATATTAGGCAGAAATTTATTGCTTTTACAAATGGGAAATTGACCTTATCTGCAGGTGTTGGGCTTTATCCAGACAAAACTCCGATTCATCTGATGGCTTTGGATGCTGGACAACTTGAAGAGGCTGCCAAGTCCAATGGCAAAGATAGCATTTCTCTTTTCAATGAACGGTACACTTTCACGTTTGATGACTTTATTGATGAGATTTACAAAGGGAAATTGAAGGATATTCGGAAATATTTCTCTGGGCAGAAGGAGCGGGGTATCAATTTTCTCTATCGCTTGGTCGAACTTTTGCAACTTAATGATAAAACGATGTATAAGGGATATGGGCCGGAAGATGATAGAAGGATGAATGTTGCCCGCTTGGCTTATCTATTGGCGCGAATGGAAGATGAAGCTGGCAAAGAGGGGAAGGAGCACTTCAGAGAATTTAAAGATGCTTTTTGGAATTGGTACAAGAGCAGCAGTAAAACACAGAGAGAAGCAGAGTTCGCTCTCGTCTACTATCTATATGAAATTAGAAAGGCATAA
- the csm2 gene encoding type III-A CRISPR-associated protein Csm2 — protein sequence MKLERHKMMAPYEKNRNNQTNGRNQFQNNRSKGSYSSQSNGQKNFKLHPPILTDDYVDKADLVIHTLDSDKKQLNNGKKKFKLTSTQIRNLAALTSNLFDESKTKNDIEELREKISYLRIQFVYQSGREPAVEDFVKKAGLLEALKEIQDIPSLQRFCRYMEALIAYFKFNGGREQ from the coding sequence ATGAAATTAGAAAGGCATAAAATGATGGCACCGTACGAAAAAAATAGAAACAACCAAACTAACGGCAGAAATCAATTTCAAAACAATCGTAGTAAAGGTAGTTATAGTAGTCAAAGTAATGGACAAAAAAATTTCAAGCTTCACCCGCCTATTTTGACGGATGATTATGTTGATAAAGCTGACCTAGTTATTCATACTTTAGATTCCGATAAAAAACAACTAAATAACGGTAAGAAAAAATTCAAGTTAACCAGTACACAAATTCGTAATTTAGCAGCCTTGACCAGCAATCTTTTTGACGAAAGTAAGACAAAAAATGATATTGAGGAATTAAGAGAAAAAATTTCCTATTTGAGGATTCAGTTTGTTTACCAATCTGGAAGAGAACCAGCTGTAGAAGATTTTGTTAAAAAAGCAGGTTTATTAGAAGCGTTGAAAGAAATTCAAGATATACCTAGTTTGCAACGCTTCTGTCGGTATATGGAAGCTTTGATTGCATATTTTAAATTTAATGGAGGAAGAGAGCAATGA
- the csm3 gene encoding type III-A CRISPR-associated RAMP protein Csm3, whose translation MTYSKVKISGIIELKSGLHIGTSNAFAAIGATNNPIIKDPLTNLPYIPGSTLKGKMRSLLYRTDYNSNTTEKLSKDSLEISRLFGNSETYKIGRLVFRDAFLNNKEELGKRVSTYTEVKFENTINRITAEATPRQVERAIRESEFAFEIIYSIQEKELTEVEKDMEILKAGFELLEWDYLGGSGSRGYGKVCFKNFEVKTVFGEFDEFRIKKALKPFTNDESDGGGSTEIPDSEIK comes from the coding sequence ATGACCTATTCAAAAGTAAAAATTTCAGGAATTATTGAGCTGAAAAGCGGACTTCATATTGGGACAAGTAATGCTTTCGCAGCTATTGGTGCTACCAATAATCCTATTATAAAAGATCCCCTTACGAATCTTCCCTATATTCCTGGATCCACTTTAAAAGGAAAAATGCGCAGCTTACTTTATCGGACAGACTATAATAGCAACACAACAGAGAAGTTAAGTAAAGATAGTTTGGAAATTAGCCGTCTCTTCGGAAATTCAGAAACTTATAAAATTGGCCGCTTGGTTTTTCGAGATGCCTTTCTAAACAACAAAGAAGAGCTAGGTAAAAGAGTATCTACTTACACAGAAGTTAAGTTTGAAAATACAATCAATCGCATTACAGCTGAAGCAACTCCTCGACAAGTTGAGCGAGCTATTCGTGAAAGTGAATTTGCTTTTGAGATTATCTATTCTATTCAGGAGAAAGAACTCACTGAGGTCGAAAAGGATATGGAAATTCTCAAAGCTGGTTTTGAATTGTTAGAATGGGATTACTTAGGCGGTTCTGGCAGTCGTGGCTATGGTAAAGTGTGTTTTAAAAACTTTGAGGTTAAGACTGTCTTTGGTGAATTTGATGAGTTTAGGATTAAAAAAGCCCTGAAACCATTTACTAATGATGAGTCCGATGGTGGAGGAAGTACAGAGATCCCAGATTCAGAAATTAAGTAA